GTCGGTGCGCGCTACCAGGACATTGATGGCCGCCTCCCGATCGACCTCCGAGGTGACTGCTTCGCCGCGACGAACGAGCCGCTCCAATACACCCTCGAACTCTTCATCGCTCATCGGGGGATTCTGGGCTGCACCCTCGGCTGCCTGCTTCCCTTCCCGCTCCAACGCCTCCGGCCGCAACTCGGGCTTGCCTGTCTGGCGCAATAATTCCCGGGCCTCCTTTCTGATATCGGTCCAGGAAATATCCGCCTCCGACAACAGCTCCTTGGCCGCGCCGGCCATATGAGGCGCTACCGCCGCGACTCCGCCGCCGATGAGATTGACAGCCCCGCCGAGCACCGCGCCGACCGCCGTCCCAAGGAAGTATAAGAGCAGCAAGGTCGAGAGGCCCCAGGTCAGGAGTCCATGGATCATTCCGTCGGCGGGGCGCGGGATACCGGCGAGGCGGCCGGCGATCCAGCCCCCGATGAAAAGCGCGATAAAAGTCGATATCATCCACCAGACACCGGCGGCGATACCCAAGCTCTGCGCACCCGGCGTTTCGCCACCTAAAGGATCGATCGTACTGGCGCCGATCCCCGCGCCCAACGTATTCAAAAGGAACTGAACGCCAAGCGCCAGAATAACGCCGGCAAAAACAGCCGCCCAGATGATACGGCTCATCGATACCCCATACGCCACGTTTGTTTCGGTTACCGCGACTAAAGGGTCTTGAAGGACGCTGTTTGGCTCCCTCCCATAATAACGGTTATTCTCTGCCATGATTACATTCTCGTAATGAAAAAAACATACTACAATGACTACGCCGCGTCGCGATAAAGCCCCCCAACCGCCGAGTCGGGTAACGGTTTTTCCCGCCCATCGGGGAGAGTAGGGGTGTCATCGCATAGCCGCATGATAAGGCACGACCCATGCCTATCGCATAAGAGCTGATATTCCAAGGCTTATTTGTATGGACTCAGCCGTCTCTTGTAATATCTGCACAGTGCCTGTAAAACTTACGTATCGTAAGCGAAAGAAACAGGGGCTGCTATTTGAAATTCGGTCCGCATCCGCCATTGTAGAATTTCCCGAATCAGTGGTTAATCCTTACTGACGAAGCGCGGATCGATTCCGGAATGCTTGGCGCTTTGTCCATTCAGGATCAGCGGCTTAGGCTGCTACTGAGGTGTGGTACAAAGGTTGCCGATGAGACCCACGCCGTAGGCTAGTTCTGGTCATCTGTATATACTATGGGCACGTATATCACGTATATAGGGGCTTGTCAATATGTTAACTTATGCCGCCACATATAGACATCTGTTGTTGAACGACCTGCTATAAAGGTTCTCGCCGCACCGGGGGTAGACGAGGACCAACCAACGCCTAACGAGAAGAGGATTAGTGACATGCCAGTGCAACTCAGACGTATCGCCGGAGTAGGACTTTTTGTAATGAGCCTCGGGCTAGCCGTCTCAGGGGCGCAAGGAGAGAGACAGGCTCGAGAGAAGAAACCTGACGATGCCGTTGCCGAGGCACAAACCTCGCGTGAGGTTCCCATCGAGCGGCCCGAGCAGAAAAAGACCGAGCATGATCGCGCGGATCTCTTCGATGCGCCTAAGGCCCCACCGTCCTCTCCCATCTTCGAGGACCAGCCAAAGGAAGGGCGGATCTCGGGTTTTGATTTTTACCGGGATCCGTTAAATGCGGATAAGCCCAACCAGGACCCCGGCGAGATCGTGAAGAAGGAGAGCGCGAACAAGGCCAAGGTCATGACGGCCCAGCGGGAACTCTTGGAGCGCCGCTATGACCTCGATCCCAAGCTCGATCCCGAGGCTAAGATGTCGCGGGGCAAGCTCCTGGCGGTGGGCCCTACTGCCCGCCTACCTGAACGCGTGAGCTGGGAGCGGGTCGCCGCACTCAGTCCCGAAGAGATAAAGAAGCAGGGCGTTTTCCCCTACCCCTCGCTGCCGCATCCGCTGCACTCGAACGGGGGCCAGGTCTTCCCTGACATGCAGATCGATATGTTTCCACGGCTTGAGCGGTTCGATGTGGAGTTCGACCTGCCCGAGGCCTTCCTGCCCGAGTTCCCGCCGGCTATTTTTCTCCAGAACCGTCCGGAGCTCGGCGATGTCTCTCGCGGTGAGGTCATCTCCATCAATAACTATTACCGTCTGTTCAAGGATATTCTGACACCTGTGCAACTCGACGGGCTCCGGCTGCTACTGACCCCCTTCCCGCAAGAGGAGTTCAATCCCACAGACGACCGCAAGAGCCGCGAGCCGAGCCTGGGCGTGACCTGTCTCGACTGCCATATCAACGGCCATACCACGGGACAGTTCCACTTGAATCCGGACAACCGCCCTCAAGAACGGCGCTTCCGCCTCGACACCACGAGCCTGCGAGGGATGTTCAACCAGCAGATCCACGGCTCCAAGCGCAGCCTGCGCTCGGTCGAAGACTTCACCGAGTTCGAGCAACGCACCGCCTACTTTAACGGCGATCCCATCCATGCGATGAAGAAGGGCATAAACATCCTGGACCGCATCCAGGTAAGCCACATGGCGCAGATGCAGAACATGTTCGACTTTCCCCCGGCACCCAAGCTCGACCCCATGACCGGCCGGCTCGATGCCTCCAAGGCGAGCGAGGGTGAGCTGCGGGGTGAAAAGATCTTCTTCGGCAAGGGCCGGTGTGCCGACTGCCATAGTCCGCCGTCCTACCTCGACCACCAGATGCATGACCTGCACCTCGAACGCTTCCTCAAGGACGAGCCCGGCGATGGACCGATCAAGACCTTTACCTTACGCGGGATCAAGGACAGCCCGCCATACTTGCACGATGGCCGGGCGCTCACCCTCGAGGATACAGTGGAGTTCTTCAACTTGGTGATGCAGCTTAGGCTAGCCCCAGAGGAGAAGCGGGACCTGGTCGCCTTTATGCGCCAATTATAGGGAAGACGCTACAGAAGCGACGCTCCATACATACACTTACTCACTCTTCGCCTGCCGGTGGCGATTACGTTTGGCGGGGCTTCCCATCGGAGCGAAGCACAGGAAAACAATTTAACGAGAGGAACAACATTCATGAGAGCACTCGTCTGGCACGGCAAAGAAGATGTCCGTTGCGATAAAGACGTCCCGGATCCGAAGATTGAGGACCCACGCGACGCTATTGTTAAACTCACGGCGACTGCTATCTGCGGTTCAGACCTCCACCTCTACGATGGCTACATGCCGACGATGGAGAGCGGCGACGTGCTCGGTCACGAGCCGATGGGCGAAGTCATGCGCCAACTCTGAGATGAAGATGCGCAACGACGCGGCATGCACGGCGTGTCTCCGTCGGGGCTAATTTTCGCCGCGAGCCGGAGCGAGGAGCCCGGGCACGGCCCAACGGCCAAGACCCAGGGCACCAACGGTTGGGGGCATCGTGTTTTCACCCTTAGTTTGACCACCATAACGGAGTTTATAAAAAACTTCATCTACTTTCCGCCGTGATCGTCGGCTTGTTGGTAACCGGTGTGCAAGCCGCCGACCCGGAGTTCAAGAACGAATGCACCATGGGGCTGGCGATGAAACACATCCCCACGGACTGCTCGGTGATGTGGAAGTCCGAGAACGGCAAGACGTATTGCTTCGGAAACGAAGAGGCCAAGTCGGAGTTCCTCAAGGACAAGGAAGGCAACCTCAACAAGGCGGAGGTCTTCTGGTCGCAGCCGGAAGCGCATTGACTGGAAGCCGCAAGGGAGCCCCAGAGTTCGGTACCCCCCTGTGCCGCCCGATGAGATCTCGCCAGCCTGTACCCGAAGTGCTTGAACCTGTCGAGTCTTGCGCGGCGGGCTCGTCAGGTGCTTGGGGTGGCGACCGCCGTGTTTTCGTGTATGCTGCCACGACATCGACGGAGGGTTCTATGAAACGATCTGATCTACTTTGCGCTGCTGTCCTTGGCATGATCGCGGTGGCTGTCCAGGCCGCCGAGCCTGAGTTCAACAAGGAATGCGCCATGGGGCTGGCGATGAAGAAGCACATCCCCACCGACTGCTCGGTCACCTGGACCTCCGACAAGGGCAAGGTCTATTGCTTCGGGACCGAGGAGGCCAGGAACGAGTTCCTCAAGGCGCCGGCGACCAATATCGCCGGGGCCGAGACCTTCTGGTCACCCTAGACGCATCGATCACAGGATCCCGGCAGGGGCCCAGGCCGTGGCCCCTTCGGCGCCTTTTTGATCCCTCACCCTAGTCCTCTCTCGGCAAACGGGTAGAGACCTAGATCCCGAGGCGCTTACGCTTGCGCCAGAAGGTCGTGCGGCTCCTCCTCGCGAGCTTCGCGGCGCGGACCTCGCCACCGCTGTCCTGCAAGACGCGCCGGATCCACTCGCCGAGACGTACCACGAGGAGAAACGCATGTCCGCCAATACACCGACGATCGTTGAGGTAGAAGAAACCCTGACCGGGCGCTACATGCAGACCACCCGCACGGGCCACCATGCCCTGACCGTGGACGAGCCCAAGGCCGTCGGCGGCAACGACGCCGGCCCTGGCCCGTACGAATATCTCTTGATCGGGCTCGGCGCCTGCAGCCTCTCGCACCTGAAGATCCATGCCCAGGACTGCGCGGATTGCGAGACACGAGAGGGCAGCGTGGACGAGATCACCCGCGAGATCAGGCTCGAGGGCGATCTCACCGAAGAGCAGCGCGAGCAGATCGCGAACCGCTGCCCGGTGCACCGCACGCTCACCTCGGAGATCAAGGTGCATTCGTGCTTGTCTGACGACGCAACCGCATGAACGGGGTACCCTTTGTCATCGAAGGATTGGCGCCGGCCACAAGCCGGGGTGCGCTCCAGGTAACCAATAACCGCGGCCGCCGATCCAGGAGCGCTCGGCTGGTGCCCACAGCGCACACTACTGCTGCTATTGGTTCCAACCCGCGGGGCGGCGGTGCATACTGTACCCTCCTGTCCCGATCACCAAAGGAGGCCATCGTGGGTAAACAACCGTTTCTCACCGACATCAAGACCCTGCGTGAGCGCGCCCGGCAGCACATCGAGCAGGGCGCCGTCACGGCCGGCTACAAGGCCGACCGCGGCGCCGTACTGAAGCTCCTCAACGAGGCGCTCGCCACCGAGATCGTCTGCGTACTGCGGTACAAGCGCCATTATTTCATGGCCTCGGGCATCAATGTCCAAGGGGTGGCGGCGGAGTTTCTACAACACGCGAACGAAGAGCAGGCGCATGCCGATCAGATCGCCGCGCGCATCGTGCAGCTCGGCGGGGAGCCCGATTTTTCACCCGATGGGCTTCTCACCCGCAGCCATTCGGAATACGTCGAGGGCACCTCGCTCGTCGCGATGATCCAGGAGGATCTGGTTGCCGAGCGCGTCGCCATCGACAGCTATCGCGAAATGACCGCTTATCTCGGGAACGACGACCCGACCACGCGCCGCATGCTGGAAGGGATCCTGGCAATGGAAGAGGAGCACGCCGACGACCTCGTGAGCCTGCTGGAGGATCTGGGCGGCTAGCCCGGCCCGCGCCAACGGGAAGCGAGTGAGCAGGGCGTTCCACGCACTAACAGCTCCGGTTGTCGTTCGATCGGCGGCTGAACGGTGCGCACCCCTAACGTTTTCCGAGGCATGAGGTAGGGTCATGACGCAAAATCGGCACGCGATGGATACTCTACGATGGCATCGTGAATCGCTGGCGGTATGGCGCTTGGGGAAACCGGCGCAGGCATAACGGTACGTGAGACGTACCCCGCCGTGCCGGCTAATCCAGCCCTTCGGATGTCTCGCCGATCATGAAATGAAACCCATCGGTCCCACAGCGCCTTTCCAGTTGCGTTACGATACGTCGCCGCATTGACAGTGAATCGTGGGGTCCGGATACGTAGAAAGGCTTGTCATCTTGTCCGAAAGCGAATTTCACCGGGCAGGCCGCAGCATCGACATCGCCGAATATCGCCTTCGCAATCCTATAGTCGACGTGCGGATCGAAACCCAGGTCACGCGCGTAAGCCACCGCCCCTTCAACCAATTTGCGCGCGTAAGCGGGATGTTGCTGTTCATAGCCCTCTTGGGTAGCGCTGAAGATGCGCTCCAAGGCCCCTTGGTACTCGCGCGTTTCCATGATCTTATACAAAGCATTTTTTACACCCAGGCAGAATGTATCGACCAGGAAACCGGCCATTGCGTAGCGAGCATCCGGCAGGCGGCGGCTGAACCACACGTGGCCAATCCCCAGCTCGAACAAGTTACACGGTGCCAGGACGTCCACGACCGGCGCGCGTGATGCGGCCGCCCAGTCCCGGCTGAAGCTCAACAACGCTCCCAATCGGCCGCCCGTAGTCCTCTTATCGTTGCGCTTCGTGTTCTTCTTCGTCCGTTTCTTCTGCAGTGCATTCTCACTCAGTGCCATTTTCGGGAGCTCCCAATCGACCTATGAACACGACCAAGTATACCTTCCCCCGTGTGGCGTGTCGGCTCCGTCATCAGCTCACCCCCTAGCAAGCTCCAGAACCGCATGGCGTTCCTCCATCAGCCCGAGTAGTCTGGATCTTCCGAATAGTACCTACACCATGGTCGTCGATCATATTCTGTGTCGCCACTGCCCCTCTCGAGGTCAACCGTCATCGACCGAGTGCCGCGACTCGTGCGCGGTCATTTGCTTAGGTCCGCCCCCCGGGGCGGCGGTCCGGCAAGCCTCAAAGGCTCTCGGGGTCCGTCCCGCCATTCCGATCCGGAGGGCAGGGCGGCCTGGTGATCGAACAGCCACGTGACGATGTCGCGGAGGACCACTTCCGCCCCCAGATCGCGGGTCAGCATGTGATAGCCCTGGGGATAGAGCGCGGCGCGCCAGCGGACCTGCGGGCGGCGCGGCAGTAACTCGATCAGGGTATCGAAGGACCGCTGTGGGATCAGCTGATCATGGGCCCCGTAGAGAATGAGGCTCGGCAGCTTGAGGCGAGGCAGGGCGCCGAGGGCGGTATCCATGAGGTCCACGAGCCCCGCCACGGCGTCGACGCGGGTTGCCTTGATGACCAGCGGATCACGGGACAGCCGCCACAGGGCGTCGTCGTTGCTGGACGCGCGGATCTTGAGCGCACGGCCGGTCAACTGGAGCCAAGGCCAGGTCCGGAGCAACAGCCACAGCGAGCCCCGAATAAAGGGGTTCATCAACTTGCGTCCCCACACCGCCGGGGCGATCAGGACCACGCCGTCCACTGCGGCCTGATAGGTCCCCGTGACGCTGGCGATAGCCACCGCGCCGCCCATGCTCTCTCCGAGCAGATACACGGGCAGACCTGGATATTCTCGTCTCAGCAAGCGGCTGAGCTCTGCGGCGTCCCGCGCCAGGGGTTCGGTCCCGGCCCACAACCCGCGATGGACCGTTGTCCCGAACCCACGCTGGTCGTAGGCATAGGTGGCGACGCCATGCAGGGCGAGATAAGGGCCAACGGCGGTGAAAGAATCCCGGTATTCGTTGAAGCCGTGCAGCGCCAGGACCACCGCGCGCGGCGGATCCGGTGGCTGCCACGACTGGAGGGGCAGGACATAGCCGTCGGCCATGACGGCGTGCGAGGTATCGAGCGCGGGCTCATGGGTCTCGGGCGAGAGCGGGACTTGCAGCGGTCGCGCGCAGGACAGGAGTCCCGAAAGAAGCAACACCCACGCGAGGCGCGCGGCAGGTGCGGCGCGCCCTTGGCAGCAACGCGTATTCATAGGCGAGCCGCAGCAAGACCTCGCCGTACTCGATCTCGGGGCCATGGTCCTCAATGCCACGACCGGCTGCGCATAGAGACGGAAACGGTCTTCCGCCAGGGCCCGGTGCAGGCGCGGGGATCCATTGCATCTCCCCCTGGCGCTGCCGGAGCTCCACATCGCTCGCGGCGTAGACATGCACGCGGTTGCGGCCCCTGTCCTTGGCGGCATAGTAGGCGCGGTCGGCCGCGCTCATGATCTCCGCGAGCGTGTCCCCGCCCG
This genomic stretch from Pseudomonadota bacterium harbors:
- a CDS encoding lysophospholipase; the protein is MLLLSGLLSCARPLQVPLSPETHEPALDTSHAVMADGYVLPLQSWQPPDPPRAVVLALHGFNEYRDSFTAVGPYLALHGVATYAYDQRGFGTTVHRGLWAGTEPLARDAAELSRLLRREYPGLPVYLLGESMGGAVAIASVTGTYQAAVDGVVLIAPAVWGRKLMNPFIRGSLWLLLRTWPWLQLTGRALKIRASSNDDALWRLSRDPLVIKATRVDAVAGLVDLMDTALGALPRLKLPSLILYGAHDQLIPQRSFDTLIELLPRRPQVRWRAALYPQGYHMLTRDLGAEVVLRDIVTWLFDHQAALPSGSEWRDGPREPLRLAGPPPRGADLSK
- a CDS encoding OsmC family protein; this encodes MSANTPTIVEVEETLTGRYMQTTRTGHHALTVDEPKAVGGNDAGPGPYEYLLIGLGACSLSHLKIHAQDCADCETREGSVDEITREIRLEGDLTEEQREQIANRCPVHRTLTSEIKVHSCLSDDATA
- a CDS encoding cytochrome B6, translating into MSLGLAVSGAQGERQAREKKPDDAVAEAQTSREVPIERPEQKKTEHDRADLFDAPKAPPSSPIFEDQPKEGRISGFDFYRDPLNADKPNQDPGEIVKKESANKAKVMTAQRELLERRYDLDPKLDPEAKMSRGKLLAVGPTARLPERVSWERVAALSPEEIKKQGVFPYPSLPHPLHSNGGQVFPDMQIDMFPRLERFDVEFDLPEAFLPEFPPAIFLQNRPELGDVSRGEVISINNYYRLFKDILTPVQLDGLRLLLTPFPQEEFNPTDDRKSREPSLGVTCLDCHINGHTTGQFHLNPDNRPQERRFRLDTTSLRGMFNQQIHGSKRSLRSVEDFTEFEQRTAYFNGDPIHAMKKGINILDRIQVSHMAQMQNMFDFPPAPKLDPMTGRLDASKASEGELRGEKIFFGKGRCADCHSPPSYLDHQMHDLHLERFLKDEPGDGPIKTFTLRGIKDSPPYLHDGRALTLEDTVEFFNLVMQLRLAPEEKRDLVAFMRQL
- a CDS encoding bacterioferritin → MGKQPFLTDIKTLRERARQHIEQGAVTAGYKADRGAVLKLLNEALATEIVCVLRYKRHYFMASGINVQGVAAEFLQHANEEQAHADQIAARIVQLGGEPDFSPDGLLTRSHSEYVEGTSLVAMIQEDLVAERVAIDSYREMTAYLGNDDPTTRRMLEGILAMEEEHADDLVSLLEDLGG